The following is a genomic window from Miscanthus floridulus cultivar M001 chromosome 14, ASM1932011v1, whole genome shotgun sequence.
TATGTATTTTTATGTATTTAGACAAACAATTATGGATCAGCTGTGCTGAATTTAATTTGTATGGACATATGGCTTGCTGAAATGTATGTACAGCTCGCTGGAATTTGTATGACATATGCCTTGCTGAGATTTATTGGTTGAAACATGCAACTTGAGAAGTTTCAGTGTGTTTGTATGACATATTCCAAACATGCTTTTGTTTGCATAGTAGCACATAATTTAGTTCAATAATGTTACGTGTGAATTATTGTTTCAAGTTTCAGGGTTTGATATTCAGTCTGCAGCTGTGTTTCCTTTGAATTTTTTGTCTCCACTATTTTGCTCAGTCTGCAGTAATTTTCTTGCTGTCCAATCCTTCTTCCTATTGCAGTCGAAAGATGCAGGCTTCACTGGCGGTGACACACCAGCAACAATTCATAATTGAAAATGtggattaatttttttttgtctcgTTGGCTTTCTTTGTCTTCTACGTTGGCGCTGGTTTTCTCTCTTTCTTGTCCGTCAAGTTGGTGCCTGTACCTGTGTTGTTTGTCTACCAGAAACAATTAATAAATAACTTCTCAAGTGGCATTTGTGTTTCCTGGTTTTGTATATGATAGGTCATGGCAGACCTGAACGAGGAAGTTGGGGGAACAAATGGACATGCTGTATGGACAACACCAGAGACCGCTTTTATGCTAACTCACCTAGCCAATCTGGTGGCTAGTGGCACAAAGACATGTTCTGGCTTTAAGAAAGTCCATTTGAACACTTGTGCTAAAGCTGTCAATGAAAAGTTCAGGACCATGAAAACTGGGGAGCAAGTTAAAAATCATTTGAAGACACAACAAAGGAAGTTTGCAAAGATGACCAAGCTTAGGAAAGTGAGTGCTACTGGTTGGGATGAGGACAActtcattatcactcttgatGAGGAGCACTACAATGACTATGTTAAGGTATAATTGCAAAAAACTTAACCAACATGTTAAGCTCTAATTGTTTGCTTCTAACTAAACTTCCATTTATCCATTGTAGGATCACAAGGCTGATGCTGAATTCTTGAACAAGCGCCGTCCAAACTATGGTGAGATGCGGACAATCTTTGGAAATAGTATGGCAACAGGAAAGTTTGCCAAGGACTCAAATTCTGCATTAGGTACTGAAGAAGCTAACACTGAAAATGAAGACCTGAATGCAAATGCTGTGAGTGAGTTGAATGCAAATGGTGAGAGCGAGGCCACTCCCTCTCCTTCTAATCAAGGGGCTACCTCATCAGCAAGCAAGCCAAAGAAAGCTAGGATTGGTGGGGATGAAGAGGATGGGCTGATTGCTGTAATCAGTCGTGTTGGTGACAGACTTGCTGAAGCTATAGAGAAGGCCTGTGCTGCACCCCCACCACAGCCCACCAATGATTTACCAGATGATCTATTCAACATGTTGATTAACCTTCCAGGTTTCGATGCCGCCCAGTTAAATCTGTACTACCAGTATTTGGTGGCCAACAAAGACATGGGACGCGCATTCTACAACCTTCCTTTTGACCACAAGTTGATGTGGGTGGCTATGTTTGTCTCTGAGAGGTTCCCAGGACAGTGAAATAGGGGCTTCAATGGTTCTTTTGCTTGCAAGGTTCCCAAGACAGTGAAATAGGGAATTCAATGCTTCTTTTGCTTGCACCACATGAGACAATTAGCTATGGTTAACTAATTCCAAGGCTCGAACTATATATTGTGACTAGCCTTGAATTTACTATCATGTGTTTGTATATTATGTGGTAGGTTAAAACTTATACTATTTGTAAGGCTTAGAACTGTTATGTATGAGCCTTGAACTTCTATTGTGTCCAAGAACTTGGCATGACCTGTAGTCTTGGCACCATGATGAGCATTCTCTAGCACCAGTTCATTTGTATGTGGATCAGCTGCTGACACACTTCTCTGATGAGATAGCCCTCATTTGGATCAGCGTTGCCTTCATTTGTGCTCTGAGATGGTTCAATCTCACCAGGAACCTGTGGTAGCTCATCACTTGGCATAACTGGAATTTGTGAAATACCAGCATCTGCATGATTATTCATCCAATcatataatttatcatttgaaAAGAAGTGGCAGTAGAGGCAATCATTCCAGTTTGTGAAGCAAAATTTACCTTCTAAACCTGAATTTTCTATAACAAGCACAGGATCATGACGGGGTGCCCATTTTCTGGATAGGCTTTCTTTTTCTTCCGTCTGGCCCACATCACCTCCGCTATTTGGATGATCATCCACAGCAGGACACGCCGAAGATGTATTGCAGGTGTCTTCAACACTGGGCTCCTTCTTGACAATTATTCCAAATTCCTTGATCACCACAGGGGAAGGAAGAACGGGTTGCTCACAAGCTGCATCTTCTTGTAAGTCTTCGTCCATAACACTGGCTTCACGAGATTGTGAACTTTTCACATCATTGGCACAAGGGACCTCAATCTCAGAGTCAGATGCCATCTGTAGCAGACCATCTCGCTCATTAGACCTGTAGTCAGTTTGGTGGTATATATCTTTAGGCTCCAAAGGCTCGTCCACTTGACATACTACAGAGTACTCTGTGTAAGTTTTTGGTGAGCCAAACGCTCCAGTAGGCTCTAGTTCTGCACTCTTTCTAGAGGACAAAGCTACACTCCGTTGCTTAAAATGGTGTCCACAGCACGAGCAAACTTTTTTCACGAGGGGAATTCAAAGTATCATCAATTCTTTGTTTGCTATCAAGTACATTGGCATCCATCACAGTCTCATATGTTCTCAATATAAAAAGTGGTAAGAATACCTACATTATGAGGGAGGTGATCATATGGAGATATCCTGTCTCTATCCCTTCATCCAAACATGAGATAGGATCACTCCGTCTCACTTTATCCTCCTAACCAAACAGAAAACAGGGATCATCTCATTCTACTAACCAAACAGAAATAGGAACCATCCTATTCCAGAAAACAGAGTCAGGACCATCCCATTCCATTTCGCCTCTCAACCAAACGCTACCTAAGAGTTAGCTTTCTCTCTCTTTCTATTCTCTCTCTTCCACGTAAGCAAAATATTAACGTAGATTTCTATGAGTCCGCTGAGGTGTTAATATTGGAGCTGCCCTAATGGAATTGGCATTCCTCTATAGATTTGCTGGCGATAACGAATGCGTCGCTTCAATCAAGTTTTCACAAGTCCAATGTGAGGGGCTACTGATGTAAGAAAGGCACGCATTATTATTGGATAGGTACAAGAAGTCATAGAAGTTCAGAACTAGAGAGTAAGAAAGCTATAGCGGACAAGTCCAAGAAGGCCCGTCCACATACCCCTTCGGCCCCCGCGTCGCTCTCCCCTGAGGGTGACTCGGGCGGCGCCGTCGCCCCCGCCTTCGGGCCCCTCCCTACATCCTCACTGTCTCGGCCACCGTCAGAGCTCGCCGCCGGAGCTCCAGTGGAGGGCAAGGACGGCGGTGGCCGGgtgtctccctccctctccctctccatcccTATCCCTTTCCCGGTGATAACATGCGCCGTCATCACGCTTCTCATGGTGGTGGCTGGCGGCCCAGATCCGGCCTCTCTGTGGGTGGATCTAGTTCCCCGCCGGCTAGATCCGGCTTCGGCGGCGTGGGGGTGGTGCTGGCGTGTTTCGGGCTAGTCCGTTGGGTTCCGGCGTGATTCTTCAAGGGGAACCTcggccggcggcgctcctggcaTTGGGGCGGGCggacccctccctccccttcctgaTCTGTCTCCCAGGCCAGGATCTGTTGTCGTGTCTCTCCCGGGGGGGCTCCTCGGCGTGCTCTAAGGGGAACTCGACCGACGGCACACCCGGTCCGGGGTGGACGGAGCCAGCACTCTCCGCCCTGGATCTGCGGAGGAGGTGCTCTCTGGCCTTCACCGACGTCGGGGGCGGTGGCCCGCCGTAGCACCCTTCGGGTCTGGTGGGGCTGGGAACGGATGTAGTGGTTGCAGTCGGCCTTGGCCTCCTTGGTCGAGGCTGGCGTTCCTCTGCTGGATCCGGCGTGCTGATGGCGGAAGTTCATAATGGGGATGCTGGAGGCTCTGCATGGCGGGTTTTGACGCTGGGACCGCTTGCCGGGGGCTGGGACGGTGGTGGGATGGGTGACTGCGGCTTCTTCTGATCCCGGCCCTCTTCTCCCCGCCACCTGCCTTTCCCTTGCTCGGGCTGGTTCCTCGGGTCAGGCTACCTCTGTGGGACTCCGGCGGCGGCGGATATGGAAGAAGCATGAGGTCGGGGCGAAAGCTTGGACGGCAACATCTGCGGATGACGTGCCCTCTTTGAAGGTGTCCTTTACTACCTCTCTTCCTACCGCGTTGGATGTCGCAGGTGAAAACCTTCCCTCGTTGGGCTAGCTTGTCGACGCTCTTGGCGTCGTTTCCTTCTTGAAGGCTTTGCTAGGCGATCCAGATTCCGTTGTGAACCTTTTTGTCGTCAGTCATGGTGCTTCTCCTACAGTGACAATGCTCGGTGTTGGTGCTCGGTGCTCCCTACGGTTATCCAAGTTGTCTTTCTCTAGTTGAGGTGTCTTAGTTGGGTGGGTGTTGTTAGTTGATTAGACGCGTCCAAGTTACAAGTAGTGGCGTGAATTGTGACAGTTGTTCAAAAGTTGTTAGGACGAGTGGAGCACTCTCCTGAGTTGTATGGTTTTTGGACCCAGTTTTCGCTCAAAAAACTAGGTGGGCATTTgccttttttttctttcatcatctAATAGAAAtcgcggcaaagcttttgccgtcctttcGGAAAAAAAGAAAGCTATAGCGATAGCTGAtgaatgaaaaaaataaaactcGACGCTCTCGTCGGGCAAGGTAGCTAGCTGCTGCCGCTGTAGTATTGCAGGATGGTGTAGACTGTCTGCGTGATGGCCAGGACGAGGAGGAAGACGGTGGCGGTGAAGGAGAGGAACGACCAGGGGCTCCGGAAGTAGGTGTGCACCAGGTTGGCGCGCCACTGGTTCCAGCGCTTCCGGCAGTAAGCCTTGACCTCCCGGTGCACGTCGTCCAGCGCGCTCTGCGGCTCCAGCACCACGTCCCTCGACAGGCGATTGAACATCTTCGCCACCGCCTCGTCGCTGCCCAGCGAGTTGAGCACGATCCGCCCGCGACGTGAGCAGGGCCACGTCCCGCGCCGACTCCACCATGTTGTCCATGAAGAAGACGTAGGCGGTGACGTCGTTCCCGGCGCCCACGTGCAGGCGCTCGAAGGCCATGAGGTTGAGGAGCATGTACTCGGTGGTGTCGTCGACGGCGATGGACGGGAGGTAGAGCGTGCCCGTGCCGTCGTGGAAGCGGATGTCGAGGAGGCTGCTCGTCGCGCTGCGCTTGAACCGGACGCCCGCCTCGTACAGCTCCTCCGCCGACCGGATGACGATGTCGTCTGTCGGGACCGACGCGTCCGGCGGCGCCCGTGGGCCGGCCGGCCTCGGGCCATGGAGGAGGCTCCGGCGGAGGACGTCCAGCGGGTGCAGCACGAGGCCCACGCCGGTCGCCAGCGGCCACGACGTCGGGGAAAGGAACTAGAAGCACTAACCGGTTGATCAGGTCGTCGTTCTGCACGAAATAAGTTACTTGCTttcactttgttttttttttaatgctGCTTTCACTTTGTTTTTTTGCTATACATACATGCATGCCAAAAGTAAAAGACAAAATAAAGAACCATTTGATTGCACAATTTATCAACCACAGGTTACGTTACGTACCCCGTTCTTGGCGCTCTCGACGGCGACGAGGCGTTCGAGGACGAGCAGCAGTGGCAGCTGGTTGAATGCGCCACTCGTCGCCGAGCCCCTGGCACGCGCCTTCCAGCCCCTCGGCCTCAGCCACCGCGGCAGCGAAATCTGCCAGCGGCCTGCGCGCGCGGCGCAGGAAGTGCACGAGCAGGTGGGTCTCCCCGTGGTAGAACGGGCCCAGCGATACAACCTGTGGCTGGTACGCCCTGGGGTTCAGATCCTTGATGCACGCTGGCACAGGGTAGATGCACTGACAGCGCCACCGCGCGGACGACTCCTCCGACGCCCAGCCGTCGGCAACCTCCCTCTCCACCTCTGCCATCCATACGCTTTCCCCAATGCTACTACGCCGGCGTGTCGTCATTAATTTCCTTTAGCTTCTCCACTCCTGAGACACTTGTTCTGCTTGAGCATGAGCTGCTGTGTGCTGCTGAAGCCTGAATGTATATATGGAATACAATCAGAAGCAGCCAAGCGGGCAAAGTGAGCACGACCAGGGAATAGCTGCAGGGTACGGTGCAGAGACAAGACGACAATGTTCTGCTTGGGGTTCTTTGCAATACCAGCAACGCTGCAAACGATGTGACACTGACTGGGATCACATGCAGGCTTTCGGAAAGAAGATATGGCTGTGTTTACTTTGCGAATTTTGAGAATTTGGCTATcgtagcatttttgtttttatttggtaattattgttcaatcatggactaattaggctcaaaacgttcgtctcgcaatttccaaccaaactgtgcaattagttttttttcgtctacatttaatactctatgcacgtATCATAAGATTCAATGTGATGACTACTATAACACTTTTTAGGAAagtttttgagaactaaacaagCACATAATAGCAGAAGCCGTGAAAGAGATGCACAGATAGGAATAAAATGAAAGGTAGAGAACTGCAGCTATATATAGCCATATAGGCGTACGCTTTGATGAAAACCCAAATGGTGGGTAGCATGGAGAtacaggccttgtttagttgggcgaaatttgaaaatttggctactgtagcactttcgtttttatttggcaattagtattcaatcatggactaattagactcaaaacgttcgtctcgcgatttccaaccaaactatgcaattagttttttttcgtctacatttaatactccatatgcgtatcgcaagattcgatgtgatggctactgtagcactttttgggaaaactttttggaactaaacaaagcCATAGGAACGGTTGCACTCTAGGCAAGGAACATCATGCATGACACATTCAAAAGCTCGGGATGGATTAGTGCAACTCCAAATGATATGACATTTTTAGATTGGATTAAGTCTACTTTTGGCCCCTTAACTATCATGTTGGTCTAATTTTGATcccaactataaaaccgtctggtTCAGGAACCTCAAGTTTGAACACCATTCACTCTTGGCACCTAGACACGGTTGTGGCTGTTTCATGCCGATGTGTACCTGGTTTTGACCCGACACGCTGACGTTGACCGCCACGTAGACGCACGCACGGGAGGGATAAAACCCGTGTATAAAACCCGGCACCGGTCAGCGTCCCCTACCCACCCTGGGCCCCACCTCCCGCTCCGACCTCAACCCCGAGCCATGGCCAGCCACCTCCCGGACGCCGACGCCGTAGGGTTCAAGCTCTTCGGCAAGGCGACGGTCGGCCACCTCCGCCGCATCCACCTCCGCCGACGACGGCGATggtccttcctcctcctcctcccccgcctCCATCCCCGCCGCAGCCGCCTACCATTGCACGCATGCCACTACAAGGGTGGAGAGCGACGAGGAGATACGGCGAGTGCCGGAGATGGGCGGTGCGTCGGCGTCGGCCTCGTCGGGCGCGGATGAGCGCCCTAAGGAGGACGGCAAGCAGGGGGCAGCTGGCGGCGGCCACGGGGGCGCAACCTCCGATAGCCGAGAAGAAGCGTGGCCGCACCGCGGGGCACAAGGAGTAGAACCGACTGAAGCGCCTGCTTCGGAACCGCGTGTCCGCGCAGCAGGCGCGGGAGCGGAAGAAGGCGTACCTGACAGAGCTGGAGGCCAAGGCCAAGGACCTGGAGCTCCGTAATGCCGAGCTTGAGTAGCGGGTGTCCACGCTCCAGAACCAGAACAACACGCTCCGCCAGGTGTTGCCTCGCCTACCTCCGTCCACCCCCCATTCGTTTCCGCGGTTCGATCTAAGCTCCAAAGCGTTCCTCTCGTTCTGAGTGACAGACCCCCTGGTGCTCCCGCCGCGCAGATTCTAAAGAACACGATGGCGCACATGAGCAAgaggagcagcggcggtggcggtggcgacaAGAGCGGAGACGGCGGCAAGAAGCACCACTTCACTAAGAGTTGATGAGAATGGGAGAGGGACCTGGTTTGTGCTCGTGCTCACTTGATCTAACCATTGTTGGACGGCCGCTGTCACGCGAGTCGCCGCTGCCGTGCCTCCGCAGCCACGATGGTCGTGCCATCGCGCCCCACAAGCTGCGGATCCACGCTAGTCATGCCTTCGCGCCCGAGATGGTCGCGCCTCCGCCCAGTCGCGCTCGTCGTCGGCCCATCACCTCACCGGCGACCAGCGGCCTCTGCGCCATGTAGGTTGCAGATCCGCTTCGGTTGTGCCTCCATGCTCATGCCGGCCACGCCTACGCCCAATCGTGCTCGTCGTTGGCCCATCGCCTCACCAGCGGCCAGCGGCCTCCACGCCGCAAAGACTGTGAATCAGCGTCGGTCGTGCATCCGCTCCTGAGATGGTCATGGGGGGCCGCCGCGGCCCGCAGCGTGGCCAGCAGGTCGCTAGTACCCCCATTGCTATGTAAAAACATATGTTTATAGCATGTGAGTCCAGGacgtgtgggccccacatgtcactgagatgGAGGTTGCGTGTCAAAACTgctcaacgtcggtcaaaacaACCTTGCCCccgcccaggtgctaaaagtgaacggttttgacagttgtgGTACCGGtaatagacggttttatagttgagggttaaaattagaccgaCACAATAGTTGATGTGCCAAAAGTGAACTTAATCCTTTTAGATTTGAGTCCAACAGATATTGTTTATCAAATTCCAAAAAAATAGGGATTTTTGGTTTCTCGCCATTACAATTTTCCAACCATTGAAAACCACCACTACAATTCACGTTATTGTAAATTTGCCATTACAATTCTGCTTCTCCCTCACCCTTGCCCTTTTCTACGCCTGGAATGTACCTGGGCCCACTTGCAGGCATCGTATTTGTGTACTGCCCCGTATTGCCCCTGGTTAAGTGGATAAGGCAGGATTGAAGCTGGTGTTCCTTTCCTCTCTCTACTCCAGTTCTTCTGTCCAATGAACCCTAACCACGTTCTGGCGGCGGCGATTTGGAGGCGTCGGCGGCGATTGAGGCGTCAGCTTGCGACTAGAGGCGACGGCGACAAATCCTAACCAGCGTGCGTCCGGTGGGGGCGATGGAGGCGGCCTGATGGCGTCGGTGGATTTGGGCACGCCGCGCGCTGGTGCGGCTACGATGGAGAACACCGCCACCAGGTACCCTTTCCTTCTGCTTTGCCTTGTTGTGGTCATCACAGTATGGGATTAGGCTTGATTTGTGTGGTGGCATCGATGTATCGTGCATGTATACACTTTGATTTGGGGTTCGATTTACTGCATGGTAGGGATGGCATGTTTTCGGTAGAGTTTAAAGTGGAAGGATTTGCGTCCAAAGACATGGCTGGTAGGAAATCATACACAAAAGGCCATACATTTAAGTGGAATGTGGAGTATGGGTCCATGACACTTGACTTGCTGCTGAAATTTCTGGCAACTGAATTGAATCTGAGTAGTAACCAGAAACCAATAGTTTGGTTCTTTGACAAAAGATTGAATGAGGATGCCAGATTAGTTAATGAGATACAAATGCTTGATTTATTTGAAATGTACAAGGAGGAGATGAGCTGCCAGGTTGTAGTAGGTGTTTTCGATAGGGCAATTTGTGTGGAAGCTGAATTTGACGCACTGGAGCCTCTCTGTGTGGTTCCTGCTGATGATGCAAATGTTCAGTTAGAGGCACATAGAGATCCTGATAGACAAGTAGAGGCAGCTGCTAACATGCCTAAAGAACCCAATAGTGCTGCTCCTGAGAATCCAGAGGTAGCTGCTGACATAGAGCCAGCTAGGGAGCCTGATATGTTTGATAATGCTGAAGAATTTGTGGGTGTTGATGATGAGGGCATGTATGATACAGTGCCACCTACTCCTCAGTTTGCAAAGTCATC
Proteins encoded in this region:
- the LOC136503429 gene encoding uncharacterized protein gives rise to the protein MADLNEEVGGTNGHAVWTTPETAFMLTHLANLVASGTKTCSGFKKVHLNTCAKAVNEKFRTMKTGEQVKNHLKTQQRKFAKMTKLRKVSATGWDEDNFIITLDEEHYNDYVKDHKADAEFLNKRRPNYGEMRTIFGNSMATGKFAKDSNSALGTEEANTENEDLNANAVSELNANGESEATPSPSNQGATSSASKPKKARIGGDEEDGLIAVISRVGDRLAEAIEKACAAPPPQPTNDLPDDLFNMLINLPGFDAAQLNLYYQYLVANKDMGRAFYNLPFDHKLMWVAMFVSERFPGQ